The DNA sequence TTTTTTCTGTAGAcgattgttcatttttttctgaacaaaaaacaaaaaaaaaaaaaatcacaataattCCCTGGATAAGGTATACGAagttcagcattctgatacgaaCATGTTTcttagtcaaaatttcacgtagaacaagaTTTCCACGAcggaaaataactgaaattaaCTTCTTACCAAGATAACTTCTCGCTCAAGAAAACTCagtggtctacgtgagtcaaatcgcacactaaacgttaccgtggcagtctcCGCGGTGTGAAAATATCGCAAACCCAATCTtgacgttttggctcagctatatAGCAAATTGTTCACCCTTCAAACAATGAAGGGTGGGAAAGGAGCGATGCTCAATTGAAGAAGCCCGCAGAAACCGTTGTAAGACGCCATTTGACTCAAACGTAGAGTATTGCGTTTTTTTTGACCGGGCAACTCAAATCTCCCGTGAccaatataaaatgaaaacgttaatacctCTTAGctaggagttaattttagatgttagaatcgtgaaatttttgtcaagaaacatgtatcagaataattaaattcgtaccttgtctagtggtccattgtttttGGAacttatttcagatttttctcggtctcacaaaaaatattcagtgaagattttttttatactacaatggagatgttgcatgcgtgaggaatttgcgatttgactattgattcttatgtaaaagttcgcgagaaacacgatggtccctttgattttctctgaaatcaactcccaagcttaaacaaCGCTcacaaagttgaggctgtaatggagggaatatcccacgctatcctaagagtccacgtctacgtcaagacaaactctccatgctgagatagggagcaaataaattagcaggattgccgtgttttcagttttagagtccgcaagtaaagtggcagccctgtcaatgtatttcctccctatgtttgcatggagagtttgtcttgatgtagaggtggactctcaggatagcgtggggttTTCCcctatcccctccattacgccctgaactttgggagctttttttgagcttgggagtcgatttcaggaaaaatcagtggcactatcgtgtttctcgctaacttttacataagaagcaatggtcaaatcgcaaattcttcacacatgcaatatctctcCATTGGAAAGCGTAGTCTCAAACCTTTACCAGCAATGAGGTGAGGTGTTTTTGCCAGTTTGTTTAAATGAAGGCGCAGAACCAGCTCTTTTACTCATCTCTTCGGAGCTGCATCTGCAGCCTTGCGTTCCGTCTCCCTTCGTTTCGACAGGTAGGCAAAAACACCTCGCATGTATATGAACCCTACTCTTACCTACAGGGATTCTTTCGCTCGGCATGTCAGTGGCAGATTCCGATACAATGGGTTCCAGAGCAGTCTCTCCTATTTCCGGGTCGATTACAGTCCTTAAGTGGATCGGCGCCACGACCAATGGGCTGGACTCCGGTAACTTCGAGTCTCCATCTGCAACGGGAGCCAAGTCGACGTCATCCTGGATGTGATTTAGGTCGACGTCATCCTTGACGTGAGCCGGAATGACGTCATCTTGAAAAGTTGCCTCTCCGAGTGCTGCAGCCGCTATGATATCGGTCGTTAAGTCTTCGTCCCCGATTGAGACTATTCCAGAAGAGGTGTCGCTTTCCAGTCTGTCCGCCTCTCGCATGACGGTGAGGTGCCGGAGAATTTTGTCCATTGTTAGGTTGTTCGGGAGGGTGGCTTCCTCGACCATGGCTTTACCGCACATGCAAGGGGAGGAACTTAAGGGTTGAACTAAGCGGGAGGCCAGGAGACAGAACAGTGTTAggaacattattttttatttatttttttttttttaagttttttccccctttgagATGTATACCCTTAGCGCTTAAGTCGCTGGTTTGGTGTTGTATTCCTAAAATAATCGGTGCAGCAGAATTTAGGCGAATAAATATAGTACTTTCACTGAAGTATTTGAGAGTTTAATGCACTTCACGTAACGCACAGATAAAATATCATTCAATATCCATGAAGATTCATATGGGAAATCACAGCAGGCATGCAACTTCGCTTAGAGATGCTGCTCCTTTACGAACCTCAACAGATCTGAGCCACTGCGAAcactttttacgatttttttatttttcaatcgttgAGAAACCCTTCACAAATCGGGTTACAGCTGTTGTCGTTTCCGCTCGAAGGAACTAGCACAATTTTCACACTTTTCAAATCTGTTTGTTGATGGCATTATAATATGCAATTAAATTAGGTACACATTTTTAGTGATGCAAAATGTTAAGCACGGATGGATTGATGTCAATGAATAtccaggaataaaaaaagaaaataatttaaaattcggGGGGAATTCGTAAAATAAAAAAGctccaaaacaaaacaaaaaaggtgTTGGCGAAAATCTCTAGAAGTTCCAACAGCGAAAGTCTCGTCTCAAGGACGTAGCAAACTAAATCTGGGCGGAATTGTGGATACATATCTTAAACGCAACTGCTATCGATATACTATTGAAGGTATCCATGCTAAAATTTGGGGAACTCGTTATCTGAGATTTGCTTATTCTTAGCACTCGCGTTCAGAAATTGTTAAACACCATACTTTTTAAATGTATTCACAACGGCtaaatatacactgaaaaaaaagatcggtagaatttaccattctttcGCGCTGCAATTCACACAacgtcaattctgccagaagaaggGTAAACGTTGCTATATACTGGTGCAGGTAACTATTTCTTTGGCAGAAGCGACTTGAAGATTGGCAGAATTTACCATtcattcacgctgtgtgaaatatagCGTGATGGAATGAAAGtgctaccaatctttttttcagggtATATCCAAATTTTAGCCACACACAAACTTGCGGGCAAGAGAAAATTGCCATTAAAAAAACGCAAgacgaaaattcgaaaatgcacaatttttaatAAACAGAAGGGAAATTTTCACCACTCACTACAAAGTAAAAACTGAGGCGATGAGTCTCACGATTAGATTACGAATGCGCTAGACTGGATAGGTCAAATTTCGAGAATTCTTCCTTGGTCctgcttatttttttctcatcagtaATATAAGTACCTTTGACCTCTATAATGGCGAATCTGTACAGAAAAAATTCTGCGACATGTAGGCAGCAGTTTTTAGATTGCGCCACTATGTTTTGCACAGGCTTTCAAATGTGTATCGGTTTCTTATTTTCCTGAATCAGCGTTTTGAATATTGTGATAGGTAATCTTCATAGACTTGATAATATTTCAGGGTTTTTTGACCAATCACATCAACTATTCAGCCTTAATAGCGGGTTTTGGCGTGCCTCCTGAGAGAGTGGAGAGAAATTGATATGCTAATACTATCCGGTCTCCAAGACCGAAATGAAAACTCATAAGGCGGAAGATATTCATCTATTATTGATGCTGCGCATCAACCCGTAGGTATATAAATTGTACCAACATTACAGCCTGTAACAGCGACTTCGTGACAATATTCGATTTGTTGTTGTAGAAGTATAGAAGAGCAAAAGTCTAGAGGAACTCTCTTGATGTAgctacataggttgtcccaaaagtactgcacgtttttttttttttggacgcacggtagcagatatcaaaatgcggtttgtgtagtcttaaagacagagcaattaccgataaaacaacacaaatccgagctctctaagtcaaaaaatgaccaagttacagggttttgaaaatggcttccagaggggacccctacggaaattttagcttcttttctggagaaaaaaaaaaaaaagatttaaagatTCAAGATCAAttggttttattaaatcaattttacacaatcttaccaagattactGGCATTTAATCCTCTTCACTTGACAACTGGACACTggtttccttctcaaaataccTTCCATCGcttgccacacagcgccgcaaccgttcttcccacttcttcaaacatgttttttcgaattcttcttGCCTGATgttcttcaagaaagtttcaacagctctttttATCTCGTTGATGGAGTTCAATTTCCTGCCTCTTAAGCCCTTTTTCAGCGTAGGGAATAACTAAAAATCGCAGGGCGCAAGGTCCGGGCTGATATCATGTTGccaacttcattcgatcgcgatgatttctctgtagaatttttgattaatcaaatctttgttttttccagaaaagaagctaaaaattcTGGAGAGgtcacctctacaagtcattttcaaaacactgtaacttggtcattttttgacttagagagcttgAATTTGTCTTGTTCTATCggtaattggccggtctttaagactacacaaaccgcattttgatatctgctaccgttcgtctaaaaaaaaaacaatcaactcttcgtttttttcccggaaaagaagctaaaatttccgtaggggtcccctctggaagccattttcaaaaccctgtaacttggtcattttttgacttagagagctcggatttgtgttgttttatcggtaattgctctgtctttaagactacacaaaccgcattttgatatctgctaccgttcgtccaaaaaaaaaaaacgtgcagtacttttgggacaacctatgtagaTCGAAACAGTTCATCCAGtcgagctaaaattttgaatctaATCGAGCTGTCGCGTTGCGTGGCAAATGAGTCATATATGCTGGAAAATAcgaagaaaaattgaacaatttcaaATCTACGTGAAGTGTTCCCTTCGCGATGAAACGGGGACTAAGCACAGGTAGATTTTAAAGTCTCCCTTTGACCAATAATAGCATCGAATCTTAAGTTTCTAGTGCTAGTAGAACATGCATTAACTCCATATCTGAAAGCGCGTTATAAACTTTTTCAgatggaaattaaaaaaaaatccacaggCTGGAAAATATAGttggaaaaatcctgaaaattcccCGCTTCAGATGGTCGTCCGGGAAAAATCGCAAAGGAACAtagatttttcattatttcccaAAGCGATTCATAGACTTGATAAGAGCGTGTATTCAACTACCTCAGATGGAAGTTATAGAAATTTCAATGGGCGTCAAAATctaccaagaaaaaaaacctcaggaTTCTGCGTTGCGTATAAAGCACATAGGAGAAGGAATCCCCAAATTCTAAGATTCGGCAATTTCCAGCTTTTTTAAACGAAAccgatttttttccttcatataAAATCCTTTCATCACACATTCTGAACTAAATACCTGTTTTTTTTCtggtattaaaattttaattttttttttttttttttttttttttttaaattaccctAATGGTGgtgctttattaattttttaagaaaaaaaaaataaaaaaaagaggaagaggaaaatcaGCTTTTTGAGACAAAATTGATTTCCATTGCATGGGTCATTAGTCTTCATATCCTCTGCTACTAAACTGTCATCAGTGTCATCCGGACGTTTTCATTAACAtcctcattttcaaatttcgcgcgGTATACGATAGTGCAGCACTCTCTTGGCTTGGACCCGCACTAAATTGATTGTTTACAATTGAGCCGGTTATCACTAAATATAACCTCTAAAATCCCCGGACTCACTTGGATTTTTGCGTTACTCTCAGTGTTTTCACTCAGTTTTCTTGAACTGAAGTCAGGAAAGTTAATTGTATGTTTGCTcttattttcaaacattttcgaagTAAGTTCCAGctcaattttgtatttttactttacAAATAAGTATGTCCCACAACATAAACTATTACTACGGGATGTTACAAAACACTCAGATTATTTTTTCAGCATGTGTTTTTTGGTGGGAAGTTGTTCTAAATTATGTGAATTTGGAAACATGCATATAGAAATAATACAGATAAACACTCGCATGTGTCAGTGTGCTCAATACCTCATTAGACTTGTTGCTCTTGAAATGCGTTGAAATGTGGTAAGCGAGTTGCTTAGAGTGAGTAAGAACTTCTCTCAGATTCTACAGAGGTCAATCCCTGAATGAATCCTACCAATAGTTGCTACTGAAAAATATCCAGTATTTTCATCTTCCTGGTCCCTTAATTTCTCTGCCACGGTACAATCTCGTGTCTGAAATTGAAATGTGAACTTGTAAGCCTCATATGAACAGGATTCATTTACATTCGACACATTGACCGCACATAAAGTGTCGACAGGTTTCATCTTATTATATACatattttatagaaaaattAGTACATCTAATCCTCTCCATTTATACATGCAAATAAAAAATCTCTTATAAGAtttgtttctttcaatttttacagGTCCTAGTGTAATTAAAGCAACAACTGTCCATCTGAGAACTTCCACAATGGCTACAAACAATGCAACCATGTCACCTAATTTAGTGTCAATCCCGGAAGTTGAAATCGATCCTCAAGGagtttttaagtatattttaatgAGGGTCTATGATGATGCTGGAGACGGAACACCAAACAAACTCGTTGTCAGAGGGACCATAAAAGGAGCCTATCATGGTGAGAGAAAATGCCCTCCTTCTTCTCTTATTTCTTAAGTATTTGTGGTGGAGACGGGGCAATGAAACAACATTCTTGCATTCCCCCACAAAAGGAAGAGATGAAATTGTTTCATTGTTCGTCAacataaaatttagaatttcatTGCCTCACACCAAACTAACACGAAATACTTTCAAACGCTTGACCTGGGGAtgtaaaacaattttatttccaggCACCCTGCTCTTTTCTTGTTGCACTGCTCTTCGGACTTCCAGAGGGGTGTTTCACAGGAAAATAATCTACAGGGTCCCCACATTCGCAGGGCTATGAAGTAAAATTTGCTCACAGCCTATCACTAAAATTTAGAGTGCAATGCCCTACCCAATGATAATTTGTCTCATTTGCATGCAATTGCCACAGGATATTCAATCGATCTGTGCTGTGAGCTTTTTTGCACTGTCCCACAAGATGCGGAGCAGTTTGATGATTTCGATGGTGTTCTTA is a window from the Bemisia tabaci chromosome 5, PGI_BMITA_v3 genome containing:
- the LOC109030868 gene encoding uncharacterized protein isoform X1 encodes the protein MFLTLFCLLASRLVQPLSSSPCMCGKAMVEEATLPNNLTMDKILRHLTVMREADRLESDTSSGIVSIGDEDLTTDIIAAAALGEATFQDDVIPAHVKDDVDLNHIQDDVDLAPVADGDSKLPESSPLVVAPIHLRTVIDPEIGETALEPIVSESATDMPSERIPVEAEHPEEWSASPEERASGRSSERIQSVGDRLPGVMDEIRCETTLDMGLKARSERGGGDDAVLGSIMNLPEVACEEGKKRDAAGKCRKVV
- the LOC109030868 gene encoding uncharacterized protein isoform X2; its protein translation is MCGKAMVEEATLPNNLTMDKILRHLTVMREADRLESDTSSGIVSIGDEDLTTDIIAAAALGEATFQDDVIPAHVKDDVDLNHIQDDVDLAPVADGDSKLPESSPLVVAPIHLRTVIDPEIGETALEPIVSESATDMPSERIPVEAEHPEEWSASPEERASGRSSERIQSVGDRLPGVMDEIRCETTLDMGLKARSERGGGDDAVLGSIMNLPEVACEEGKKRDAAGKCRKVV
- the LOC109030868 gene encoding uncharacterized protein isoform X3; protein product: MFLTLFCLLASRLVQPLSSSPCMCGKAMVEEATLPNNLTMDKILRHLTVMREADRLESDTSSGIVSIGDEDLTTDIIAAAALGEATFQDDVIPAHVKDDVDLNHIQDDVDLAPVADGDSKLPESSPLVVAPIHLRTVIDPEIGETALEPIVSESATDMPSERIPRQNTPRNGARHLRSAHREDLQRGSNL
- the LOC109030869 gene encoding sex-regulated protein janus-A isoform X2; this encodes MFALIFKHFRSPSVIKATTVHLRTSTMATNNATMSPNLVSIPEVEIDPQGVFKYILMRVYDDAGDGTPNKLVVRGTIKGAYHADIFEMFLEGAHKLKLDCDVLGGGRINHDPENKKLKIYGYSQGFGKADHNVTASVLKKVYPDYTFECSDEGY